The Sphingomonas sp. So64.6b genome includes a region encoding these proteins:
- a CDS encoding DUF1178 family protein, whose product MIVFDLKCTDEHVFEAWFGSSVAFEAQRERGLIACPYCGATDVTKAVMAPSIPAKGNTRSMPSNLPTPEAMKAAFQALAAAQVKALETSEWVGRAFADRARAMHVGDAPVAPIHGQSTAAEVKDLVEEGVPIAPLIVPVVPPEALN is encoded by the coding sequence ATGATCGTCTTCGATCTCAAATGCACTGACGAGCATGTCTTCGAAGCATGGTTCGGATCAAGCGTTGCGTTCGAGGCGCAGCGGGAGCGCGGGCTGATTGCCTGCCCCTATTGCGGCGCGACCGATGTGACCAAGGCGGTGATGGCGCCAAGCATTCCGGCCAAGGGCAATACGAGGTCCATGCCGTCGAACCTGCCGACGCCCGAGGCGATGAAGGCCGCGTTCCAGGCGCTTGCCGCCGCGCAAGTCAAGGCGCTCGAGACATCCGAATGGGTCGGCCGTGCCTTTGCCGATCGTGCCCGCGCCATGCATGTCGGTGATGCGCCCGTCGCGCCGATCCACGGTCAATCGACTGCGGCGGAGGTCAAGGATCTGGTCGAGGAAGGCGTGCCGATCGCGCCGCTGATTGTGCCCGTGGTGCCACCCGAGGCGCTCAACTGA
- a CDS encoding NADPH-dependent FMN reductase codes for MTHIIGIAGSLRRHSFNLALLREAENLMPAGVTLNVRTIAGIPLYNADEEAADGLPRAVAELKEAIVAADGLLLATPEYNNGIPGVFKNAVDWLSRPADDIGRVFGAKPVAMIGASPGGFGTILSQDAWLSVLRTLGTRPWFEGRLLAARAGGLFDAEGQLTDEPMRERLRAFISGFVTFVEESKA; via the coding sequence ATGACGCACATTATCGGCATCGCCGGCAGCCTGAGAAGGCATTCGTTCAATCTTGCCTTGTTGCGCGAGGCCGAGAATCTGATGCCCGCAGGTGTGACGCTTAATGTCCGCACCATCGCTGGCATCCCGCTTTACAACGCCGACGAGGAAGCCGCAGACGGTCTGCCACGCGCGGTGGCCGAGCTCAAAGAGGCGATCGTCGCGGCCGACGGACTATTGCTGGCGACACCCGAATATAACAACGGGATTCCCGGCGTGTTCAAGAATGCGGTCGATTGGCTCTCTCGCCCCGCAGACGATATCGGCCGGGTGTTCGGGGCAAAGCCCGTTGCAATGATCGGTGCGTCGCCCGGTGGGTTCGGCACGATATTGTCCCAGGACGCCTGGCTGAGCGTACTCCGCACGCTCGGTACCCGGCCCTGGTTCGAAGGACGTCTGCTCGCCGCGCGCGCCGGCGGTTTGTTCGACGCGGAAGGGCAGTTGACCGACGAACCCATGCGCGAACGGCTCAGAGCCTTTATCTCGGGCTTTGTTACGTTCGTCGAGGAAAGCAAAGCATGA
- a CDS encoding OsmC family protein, whose amino-acid sequence MSDLVSVHVTETGKSPFAVRIETGGHAIIGDEPASIGGADLGPSPYQLLTAALGECTAMTVRWFARQKQWPVDHVAVDVTHQKGPVEGRAGMVDIFHKTVRINGAALTAEQHERLIDIAAKCPVHRTLEGGSSITTIGIRAT is encoded by the coding sequence ATGAGCGATCTGGTCAGCGTCCATGTCACTGAAACTGGCAAAAGCCCGTTTGCCGTTCGGATCGAGACCGGCGGTCACGCGATCATCGGCGATGAACCGGCCTCGATAGGTGGTGCCGATCTGGGGCCGTCACCCTATCAGTTGCTCACCGCCGCGCTTGGCGAATGCACGGCGATGACGGTGCGCTGGTTCGCGCGCCAGAAACAATGGCCGGTCGATCATGTCGCGGTGGACGTGACACATCAGAAAGGGCCGGTAGAGGGCAGGGCGGGGATGGTGGACATCTTTCACAAGACCGTTCGGATCAATGGTGCCGCGCTTACCGCGGAGCAGCACGAACGGCTGATCGACATCGCCGCAAAATGCCCGGTGCATCGTACGCTGGAGGGCGGGTCGTCGATCACCACCATTGGCATTCGCGCGACTTAA
- a CDS encoding glycoside hydrolase family 2 TIM barrel-domain containing protein, which translates to MRNLFVAVLALTSLSAAPPPRPESDETGTRLTVELDAGWRFTRSDVRDAANPELDDGAWDKVTLPHSFNAEDGERPDYYRGPTWYRRPFRIDRIEPGRRLFIQVDGAATSAQLFLNGQRLGRHDGGHAAFRFDLTPALRLGRNLLAVRVDNAADEAITPLGGDFTVFGGLYRGVSLLETDDIHLDLMDHGGPGVYARLLRFAGNAAHVAVTVRVTNDGTARRDVPLRTRVLDARGHVIAESQGFVSVEAGATTAETRQVIIPTAHRWDGVRDPYLYRLQVRLGKDGDAIVIPLGLREIAIDPEKGLLLNGCPYPVRGANLMASARPGKGTAVTPKEIDEDFRILREMGSTGVRLVHFQHGQEAYDMADRLGLVAWTEVGVNSKVADTPAFRANAVRQVRELIAQNYNHPSVALWGIGNEVYAEDPGVARTLEALNATVKAADPSRPTVYAHCCQADDAPKAMITDVIGFNRYFGWYPDQANKTLGGWAAGFHAAHPHRAFAIAEYGAGGSILHQEDPPRPVVPASGWHPEQFQANYHEQNWREIAAKPYIFATFVWTAFDLASGGRNEGDRRGINDKGLVSYDRRVRKDAWFWYQANWSDRPMVHIVGRRFRLRPSADNQVKLYTNRPTAELWVNGVSQGRRAVLGRVASWSVNLRTGENTLLARVPGTKGVWLTDSIGLNYAPLPRMLSASGQIADPIP; encoded by the coding sequence ATGCGGAACCTCTTCGTTGCTGTGCTCGCACTGACGAGCCTGTCCGCCGCGCCGCCGCCAAGGCCTGAATCGGACGAAACCGGCACGCGTCTCACTGTGGAACTCGATGCGGGCTGGCGGTTCACGCGCAGCGACGTCCGGGATGCCGCTAATCCGGAACTCGATGATGGTGCATGGGACAAGGTCACTCTGCCGCACAGCTTCAACGCGGAAGATGGAGAAAGGCCGGACTATTATCGGGGCCCGACCTGGTATCGCCGTCCCTTTCGGATCGATCGCATTGAGCCTGGCCGGCGGCTATTCATTCAGGTCGACGGTGCGGCGACTTCTGCGCAGTTATTTCTCAACGGCCAACGGTTGGGGCGCCACGATGGCGGACACGCCGCGTTCCGGTTCGATCTTACCCCGGCGTTGCGCCTCGGGCGTAATCTGCTTGCGGTTCGTGTCGATAATGCCGCGGACGAGGCGATTACGCCGCTGGGTGGGGACTTTACCGTCTTTGGCGGGCTCTATCGTGGCGTGTCACTTCTCGAAACGGACGACATTCATCTCGATTTGATGGATCATGGTGGTCCGGGGGTTTACGCCCGCCTCCTACGCTTCGCTGGCAATGCGGCACATGTGGCCGTGACGGTCAGGGTGACCAACGACGGTACCGCGCGCCGTGACGTGCCGCTTCGAACGCGCGTGCTTGATGCTCGGGGGCATGTCATCGCCGAGAGCCAAGGCTTCGTCAGCGTGGAAGCTGGCGCAACCACAGCCGAAACACGCCAGGTCATAATTCCCACCGCACATCGGTGGGACGGCGTGCGCGACCCCTATCTCTATCGATTACAGGTTCGCCTGGGGAAGGATGGCGATGCGATTGTCATTCCGCTGGGCCTGCGCGAGATTGCGATCGACCCGGAAAAAGGGCTTCTGCTCAACGGCTGCCCTTATCCGGTGCGCGGCGCCAACCTGATGGCCTCCGCTCGCCCCGGCAAGGGGACGGCCGTGACGCCGAAGGAAATTGACGAGGATTTCCGGATCCTGCGCGAAATGGGATCGACCGGCGTACGCCTTGTCCATTTCCAGCACGGGCAGGAAGCATATGATATGGCCGATCGCCTTGGTCTGGTCGCGTGGACCGAAGTCGGCGTCAACAGCAAGGTCGCCGATACGCCGGCGTTCCGCGCCAATGCGGTACGGCAGGTTCGCGAGCTAATCGCACAGAATTACAATCATCCATCGGTCGCCTTATGGGGTATCGGCAACGAGGTTTACGCGGAGGATCCGGGCGTTGCGCGCACGCTCGAAGCGCTGAACGCAACGGTCAAAGCCGCTGATCCAAGCCGTCCGACAGTCTATGCCCATTGCTGCCAGGCCGACGACGCGCCCAAGGCGATGATCACCGATGTCATTGGCTTCAACCGTTATTTCGGCTGGTATCCCGATCAGGCGAACAAGACGTTGGGTGGCTGGGCTGCCGGATTCCATGCCGCACATCCGCATCGTGCCTTTGCGATCGCCGAATATGGCGCCGGGGGAAGTATTCTCCATCAGGAGGACCCGCCAAGGCCGGTCGTGCCGGCGAGCGGATGGCATCCGGAACAGTTCCAGGCCAACTATCACGAACAGAACTGGCGCGAGATTGCGGCCAAACCCTATATCTTCGCGACCTTCGTCTGGACTGCATTCGATCTGGCCTCGGGCGGACGGAATGAAGGGGATCGCCGAGGGATCAACGACAAGGGTCTGGTCAGCTATGATCGCCGTGTCCGCAAGGACGCCTGGTTCTGGTACCAGGCGAACTGGTCGGATCGCCCGATGGTTCATATTGTCGGCCGACGGTTTCGGCTTCGCCCTTCCGCAGACAATCAGGTCAAACTCTATACCAACCGTCCCACCGCCGAACTGTGGGTGAATGGTGTCTCCCAGGGGAGGCGCGCTGTGCTCGGTCGTGTGGCGAGCTGGTCGGTCAACCTCCGAACGGGCGAGAACACTCTTCTTGCCCGCGTGCCGGGAACCAAGGGAGTGTGGCTCACCGATAGCATCGGGCTAAACTATGCACCGTTGCCCCGAATGCTTTCGGCGAGCGGGCAGATCGCGGATCCGATCCCTTAG
- a CDS encoding NAD(P)-dependent alcohol dehydrogenase, translating to MKVWQLTKGAASLDDLHLIEHDRPVAGPGEVLIRVRACSLNFRDQLIVQGRYFGGPIDRDITPLSDGAGEVVAVGDGVTRYRVGDRVAGTFFQGWRSGPPNPNPGPALGAPPADGMLAEYVALPENGVVPIAASLSFEQAATLPCAGVTVWHALMEGPKTVGPGRTVLILGTGGVSLLALQIAKAAGARVIVTSSSDTKLDRVKALGADATINYRDTPAWGAEAARLAGGGIDHVVEVGGAGTLAQSMAAVGFGGEVALIGVLTRDGETGPHALMMKGASLRGIFVGSAQMAIDLNHAIDACGIKPVIDRVFAFDQARDAYGYQASPDLFGKVVIAVQ from the coding sequence ATGAAGGTCTGGCAGCTGACCAAGGGCGCCGCGTCGCTCGATGATCTGCATCTGATCGAGCATGACCGGCCCGTCGCAGGGCCAGGTGAGGTGCTGATCCGGGTGCGCGCCTGCTCGCTCAACTTTCGCGATCAGTTGATCGTGCAGGGCCGCTATTTCGGCGGGCCGATCGACCGCGACATCACGCCGCTCTCGGACGGCGCGGGAGAAGTCGTCGCGGTCGGCGACGGTGTCACCCGCTATCGCGTCGGCGACCGGGTCGCAGGCACCTTCTTTCAGGGCTGGCGGAGCGGACCGCCCAATCCCAATCCCGGTCCTGCGCTCGGCGCGCCGCCCGCCGACGGGATGCTCGCCGAATATGTCGCCCTGCCCGAAAACGGCGTGGTGCCGATTGCAGCGAGCCTCTCGTTCGAGCAAGCCGCGACGCTGCCGTGCGCCGGCGTCACGGTATGGCACGCACTGATGGAAGGCCCAAAGACAGTCGGACCGGGCCGGACTGTCCTGATACTCGGCACCGGCGGCGTATCGCTGCTTGCGCTCCAGATCGCCAAAGCGGCTGGCGCGCGAGTGATCGTCACCTCCTCGTCCGACACCAAGCTTGACCGCGTCAAGGCGCTCGGCGCCGACGCGACGATCAATTATCGCGATACGCCCGCATGGGGTGCTGAGGCCGCGCGACTCGCGGGCGGTGGTATCGATCATGTCGTCGAGGTCGGCGGCGCGGGCACGCTGGCCCAGTCGATGGCAGCGGTCGGCTTCGGCGGCGAGGTCGCGTTGATTGGCGTGCTGACGCGCGATGGTGAAACCGGACCGCATGCGCTGATGATGAAGGGTGCGAGCCTGCGTGGTATCTTTGTCGGCTCGGCACAGATGGCGATCGACCTCAACCACGCGATCGACGCGTGCGGCATCAAGCCGGTGATCGACCGTGTCTTCGCGTTCGATCAGGCGCGCGATGCTTATGGCTATCAGGCCTCGCCCGACCTGTTCGGCAAAGTTGTGATCGCCGTGCAGTGA
- a CDS encoding MarR family transcriptional regulator — MKQDRDLESLLGYQIDMAHLTMVADARKKLAPFAVTPAKLTAMLLIRANPGCDQTALGRALRINRSSVMKLVNYLAERTLVERHPGRDLRTNALHLSAEGEARLVEMVACLRESDRRMTAGLTAEERATLATLVRKLRQPRETSGTTTKNTRSTSSRVAKLSA, encoded by the coding sequence ATGAAGCAGGACCGCGACCTTGAAAGCTTGCTCGGTTACCAGATAGACATGGCGCATCTGACGATGGTGGCTGATGCCCGCAAGAAATTGGCGCCGTTCGCCGTCACGCCTGCCAAGCTGACCGCGATGCTGCTGATTCGCGCCAATCCCGGGTGCGACCAGACCGCGCTGGGACGTGCCCTGCGGATCAATCGGTCGAGCGTCATGAAGCTGGTCAATTATCTCGCCGAGCGCACGCTGGTCGAGCGTCACCCTGGTCGCGACCTCAGGACCAATGCGCTGCACCTGAGTGCTGAGGGGGAAGCCCGGCTCGTCGAGATGGTTGCCTGTCTGCGCGAATCGGATCGCCGCATGACCGCCGGGCTCACGGCCGAGGAGCGCGCGACGTTGGCAACCTTGGTCCGCAAACTCCGTCAGCCGCGTGAAACCTCCGGTACGACAACAAAGAACACGCGATCGACCAGTAGCAGGGTTGC